The following are encoded together in the Arthrobacter sp. Y-9 genome:
- the prcB gene encoding proteasome subunit beta: MSRDADRLPAEAGASFLDHLTDTRPELLPFGPAVSQGAPVLQAPHATTIVALQTAGGVLMAGDRRATMGNLIASRTMEKVFAADESSLLGIAGTAGLAVDIVKLFQVELEHYEKIEGTPLSLEGRANRLAAMVRGNLGMAQQGLAVVPLYAGFEPAMASGRIYSYDVTGGRYEEHEHHSVGSGSTFARGALKKLWRPGLEEADAVRVAVEALYDAADDDSATGGPDLVRQLWPVVYVADAEGSRRVPDDVVKGIATQVLSERTGEGREA, encoded by the coding sequence GTGTCCAGGGACGCCGACCGCCTGCCCGCTGAGGCCGGCGCCTCCTTCCTGGATCATCTGACGGACACCAGGCCGGAGCTGCTGCCGTTCGGGCCGGCGGTCTCACAGGGCGCGCCGGTCCTCCAGGCGCCCCACGCCACCACCATCGTGGCCCTGCAGACCGCGGGCGGCGTGCTGATGGCGGGGGACCGCCGTGCGACCATGGGCAACCTGATCGCCTCCCGCACCATGGAGAAGGTGTTCGCGGCGGACGAGAGCTCGCTGCTCGGCATCGCGGGGACGGCAGGTCTGGCCGTGGACATCGTCAAGCTCTTCCAGGTGGAACTCGAACACTACGAGAAGATCGAGGGCACCCCGCTCAGCCTGGAAGGCCGTGCCAACCGGCTCGCCGCCATGGTGCGGGGCAACCTCGGCATGGCGCAGCAGGGACTGGCCGTCGTCCCGCTCTACGCGGGATTCGAGCCCGCCATGGCCTCCGGGCGGATCTACTCCTATGACGTCACCGGCGGCCGCTACGAAGAGCACGAGCACCACAGCGTGGGGTCCGGCTCCACCTTCGCCCGGGGCGCTCTGAAGAAGCTCTGGAGGCCGGGTCTCGAGGAGGCCGACGCCGTGCGCGTGGCCGTCGAGGCGCTCTACGACGCCGCGGATGACGACTCGGCCACCGGCGGCCCCGATCTGGTGCGTCAGCTCTGGCCCGTGGTCTACGTGGCCGACGCCGAAGGAAGCCGGCGAGTGCCCGATGACGTGGTGAAGGGCATCGCCACCCAGGTCCTGTCGGAGCGCACGGGAGAGGGACGGGAGGCCTGA
- the prcA gene encoding proteasome subunit alpha → MSQQFYVSPEQIMKDRADFARKGIARGRSVVVLSCAAGIALVAENTSNSLHKIGEIYDRIAFAAVGKYNEFESLRQAGVRYADVRGYSYDRSDVTARGLASVYAQSLGTVFTAEQKPFEVELAVAEVGATQAGDHIFRLTFDGSITDERSFVAMGGRSDRVTEVLRAGWRADLSLGEALRLATQALAAASAAQDPAAGGAASEPDGGAARAPERQEPPAPVAAVGLEVAVLDREPGSWRSRRRAFRRLGQDALQRLLEE, encoded by the coding sequence ATGTCGCAGCAGTTCTACGTCTCACCGGAACAGATCATGAAGGACCGGGCGGACTTCGCCCGGAAGGGGATCGCGCGCGGACGGTCCGTGGTGGTCCTGTCCTGCGCGGCGGGGATCGCCCTGGTCGCGGAGAACACCTCCAACTCCCTGCACAAGATCGGGGAGATCTACGACCGGATCGCCTTCGCCGCGGTCGGCAAGTACAACGAGTTCGAGAGCCTGCGGCAGGCCGGCGTCCGGTACGCCGATGTCCGCGGCTACTCCTATGACCGGAGTGACGTCACCGCTCGCGGCCTGGCGAGTGTCTACGCCCAGAGTCTCGGGACCGTGTTCACCGCGGAACAGAAGCCGTTCGAAGTGGAACTGGCCGTCGCCGAAGTCGGTGCGACACAGGCCGGGGACCACATCTTCCGCCTCACCTTCGACGGCTCCATCACGGACGAACGCAGCTTCGTGGCCATGGGCGGCCGCAGCGACCGGGTGACGGAGGTCCTCCGGGCCGGCTGGCGTGCCGATCTGTCACTGGGCGAGGCCCTGCGGCTGGCCACACAGGCGCTGGCCGCGGCCTCCGCGGCGCAGGATCCGGCAGCGGGAGGAGCGGCGAGCGAGCCCGACGGCGGCGCAGCCCGTGCGCCTGAACGTCAGGAACCTCCGGCTCCGGTCGCGGCGGTGGGCCTTGAGGTCGCCGTCCTGGACCGCGAGCCGGGGAGTTGGCGATCCCGCCGTAGGGCGTTCCGGCGTCTGGGGCAGGATGCCCTGCAGCGCCTGCTGGAGGAGTGA
- a CDS encoding ubiquitin-like protein Pup, protein MAGQEQINPSTRGEEQIEETDTPAPAAPAAQASEATQGVDDLLDEIDGVLEKNAEEFVRGFVQKGGQ, encoded by the coding sequence ATGGCAGGCCAGGAACAGATCAACCCGAGCACGCGCGGCGAGGAGCAGATCGAGGAGACGGACACCCCGGCGCCCGCCGCTCCCGCGGCTCAGGCCAGTGAGGCGACTCAGGGCGTGGACGACCTGCTCGACGAGATCGACGGCGTGCTGGAGAAGAACGCCGAGGAGTTCGTGCGCGGCTTCGTCCAGAAGGGCGGCCAGTAG
- a CDS encoding FKBP-type peptidyl-prolyl cis-trans isomerase: MSFGQRDYDRTKPEIEFPEGDVPTELRIVDLIEGDGAEATPGSTVSTHYVGVAWSTGEEFDSSWGRGAPLDFRVGVGQVIQGWDQGLLGMKVGGRRRLEIPSELAYGSRGAGGAIAPNESLIFVVDLVGVR, from the coding sequence ATGTCATTCGGTCAGCGTGATTACGACCGCACCAAGCCGGAAATCGAGTTCCCGGAAGGGGATGTCCCCACCGAGCTCCGCATCGTCGACCTCATCGAGGGCGACGGCGCGGAAGCCACCCCCGGCTCCACCGTCTCGACCCACTACGTCGGCGTCGCCTGGTCCACCGGTGAAGAGTTCGACTCCTCCTGGGGCCGCGGCGCACCGCTCGACTTCCGCGTCGGCGTCGGCCAGGTCATCCAGGGCTGGGACCAGGGCCTCCTGGGCATGAAGGTGGGCGGCCGCCGTCGTCTGGAGATCCCGTCCGAGCTGGCCTACGGCTCCCGTGGCGCCGGCGGGGCGATCGCTCCGAACGAGTCCCTCATCTTCGTGGTGGACCTCGTCGGAGTCCGCTGA
- a CDS encoding FKBP-type peptidyl-prolyl cis-trans isomerase — MRRILAAFVPAVLLLTACGNPSEPSSQPAGDTSKLSTVKINDQGADKAPRVEFAKPLSVTETTIKVLREGNGERVKENQKAEVGYLAYNGQDGSQLADTYLSKHESLPVNDALKKGNEPLYKAILGVKQGSDLAIAMPGQGGTGPTQLLVLHVFSASDIAPVLSKPEGDAVTPPAGLPKVTVNDKQEATIDVKGVAAPKELIAQDLIKGKGAEVKSSDTIVANYTGVRLADGKVFDSSFKTGKPATFPLTGVIPGWTKGLTGKTVGSRVLLVIPAADAYGVKPAEGRPAGDLVFVVDILGVQ; from the coding sequence TTGCGACGTATTCTCGCGGCATTCGTCCCCGCCGTGCTTCTGCTGACGGCCTGTGGCAACCCCTCGGAGCCCAGCAGCCAGCCGGCCGGCGACACCTCCAAACTCAGCACGGTGAAGATCAACGACCAGGGAGCCGACAAGGCGCCCCGCGTCGAGTTCGCCAAGCCCCTGTCCGTCACCGAGACCACCATCAAGGTCCTGCGTGAGGGCAACGGGGAGCGCGTGAAGGAGAACCAGAAGGCGGAAGTCGGCTACCTCGCCTACAACGGCCAGGACGGTTCCCAGCTGGCGGACACCTACCTTTCCAAGCACGAGTCCCTCCCGGTCAACGACGCGCTGAAGAAGGGCAATGAGCCCCTCTACAAGGCGATCCTCGGGGTGAAGCAGGGTTCCGACCTGGCGATCGCCATGCCGGGCCAGGGTGGCACGGGCCCCACGCAGCTGCTGGTGCTCCACGTCTTCAGCGCCTCGGACATCGCGCCGGTCCTCTCCAAGCCGGAAGGTGACGCCGTCACCCCGCCGGCGGGCCTGCCGAAGGTCACGGTGAACGACAAGCAGGAAGCGACGATCGACGTCAAGGGCGTCGCCGCTCCCAAGGAGCTCATCGCCCAGGACCTCATCAAGGGCAAGGGCGCCGAGGTCAAGAGCAGTGACACCATCGTGGCCAACTACACGGGTGTCCGCCTCGCCGACGGCAAGGTCTTCGACTCGAGCTTCAAGACCGGCAAGCCTGCCACCTTCCCGCTGACCGGGGTCATCCCGGGCTGGACCAAGGGCCTGACGGGCAAGACCGTCGGATCCCGTGTGCTGCTGGTCATCCCGGCGGCGGACGCCTACGGCGTCAAGCCGGCCGAAGGCCGTCCCGCGGGCGATCTGGTCTTCGTCGTGGACATCCTCGGCGTCCAGTAA
- the pafA gene encoding Pup--protein ligase, giving the protein MDRRIFGIETEFGISYVGSNTRRLAPEEAARYLFRKVVSWGRSSNVFLANGSRLYLDVGSHPEYATAECDSLPQLIAHDKAGELILEELCHEAEERLAADGFEGRIFLFKNNTDSAGNSYGSHENYLIPRKGEFNRLADVLIPFLVTRQLLVGAGKIINTPQGSLYAFSQRADHIWEGVSSATTRSRPIINTRDEPHADAEYFRRLHVIVGDSTMSETTALLKTGSVDLVLRALEAGAMMRDMRMENPIRSIREISRDLSGQVLVKLATGRQLTALQIQEEYLQWVTDFVEREGAHHDHVGQILDLWGRTLRAIRSGDHSGIDTEIDWAIKKKIMDRYAVRHGLGLDSPRLAQIDLTYHDISRKRGLFYLTEQRGLARRVVTDEMAREAGTVAPQTTRARLRGEFVRKAQELGRDYTVDWVHLKLNDRAHQTVICKDPFAAQDERVDALIASMG; this is encoded by the coding sequence ATGGACCGGCGGATTTTTGGCATCGAGACGGAGTTCGGCATCTCCTACGTGGGGAGCAACACCCGGCGCCTGGCCCCGGAGGAAGCGGCGCGCTACCTGTTCCGCAAGGTCGTGAGCTGGGGACGCTCGTCGAACGTGTTCCTCGCCAACGGCTCGCGGCTCTACCTCGACGTCGGATCCCACCCGGAGTACGCGACCGCTGAATGCGACTCCCTTCCGCAGCTCATCGCCCACGACAAGGCGGGCGAGCTCATCCTCGAAGAACTCTGCCACGAGGCCGAGGAGCGGCTGGCCGCGGATGGTTTCGAGGGCAGGATCTTCCTGTTCAAGAACAACACCGACTCGGCGGGCAACTCCTATGGAAGCCACGAGAACTACCTGATTCCGCGGAAGGGGGAGTTCAACCGCCTGGCGGACGTCCTCATCCCGTTCCTGGTGACCCGCCAGCTTCTGGTGGGCGCGGGGAAGATCATCAACACGCCCCAGGGCTCGCTGTACGCGTTCTCCCAGCGGGCGGACCACATCTGGGAGGGCGTCTCCTCGGCCACCACCCGGTCCCGCCCGATCATCAACACCCGGGACGAACCCCACGCGGACGCGGAGTACTTCCGGCGGCTCCACGTGATCGTGGGCGACTCCACCATGTCCGAGACCACGGCGCTGCTGAAGACCGGTTCGGTGGATCTGGTGCTCCGGGCCCTCGAGGCAGGCGCCATGATGCGTGACATGCGCATGGAGAACCCCATCCGGAGCATCCGGGAGATCTCCCGGGACCTCAGCGGACAGGTGCTCGTCAAGCTCGCCACGGGCCGCCAGCTGACCGCGCTCCAGATCCAGGAGGAGTACCTGCAGTGGGTCACCGACTTCGTGGAGCGCGAAGGGGCTCACCACGACCACGTGGGACAGATCCTGGACCTGTGGGGACGGACGCTGCGGGCGATCCGCTCGGGTGATCACAGCGGCATCGACACTGAGATCGACTGGGCGATCAAGAAGAAGATCATGGACCGTTACGCAGTGCGTCACGGGCTGGGACTGGACTCCCCGCGCCTGGCGCAGATCGATCTGACCTACCATGACATCTCGCGGAAGCGGGGCCTGTTCTATCTGACCGAGCAGCGCGGTCTGGCCCGGCGGGTGGTCACGGACGAGATGGCCCGGGAGGCCGGCACGGTGGCACCCCAGACCACGCGGGCCCGCCTCCGCGGCGAGTTCGTCCGGAAGGCTCAGGAGCTCGGACGTGACTACACGGTGGACTGGGTCCATCTGAAGCTCAACGACCGGGCGCACCAGACGGTGATCTGCAAGGACCCGTTCGCCGCGCAGGACGAGCGCGTGGACGCCCTCATCGCCAGCATGGGCTGA
- the tatA gene encoding Sec-independent protein translocase subunit TatA: MGRLFDGPWPIVIIIIVALLLFAAPKLPQMARSLGQSMRIMKSEVKQMKDESPSKAKAEEPVEGKVVQHPEAAAKDNGEQTPPSGNA, from the coding sequence ATGGGACGACTTTTTGATGGCCCCTGGCCCATCGTGATCATCATCATCGTGGCGCTGCTGCTGTTCGCGGCCCCCAAGCTTCCTCAGATGGCGCGCAGCCTCGGACAGTCGATGCGCATCATGAAGTCCGAGGTCAAGCAGATGAAGGACGAAAGCCCCTCCAAGGCCAAGGCCGAGGAGCCCGTTGAGGGCAAGGTCGTGCAGCACCCCGAGGCTGCGGCCAAGGACAACGGCGAGCAGACTCCGCCGTCCGGCAACGCTTAA
- a CDS encoding WYL domain-containing protein: protein MSARKTERILNLLIALLSSPRGHTRAYLESTVYAYCRAEGMSDSAIERMFERDKAELRDMGVPLEVVDDETFDVDESSGTRYRVNPEEYLLPVLQLTAEERLLLQLAAQLWEQASLRSAGSAALRKLTDGHDPDDGVPAPVLPRVTTGGAALESLHRALAGRHPVRFGYRAAGAGEAVTRRLEPHGLGNRSGQWYVVGHDLDRDAERTFRLSRITTAVEIDTRRRYTPPQDFSIAAALDSMEAYPEQQAVVRLPHGGGAQWRARAAEVDGDHATIRYQDESAFLDELAAVAPTVQVVEPARLRDAVISRLRNAVESLSRPAEVTEFRSPPVKRGPKSSSETTVRRLLGMIPFLVRHGGILKSELAAEFGIPLRQLDDDLERIMMVGRPEGYHNDLMDIVDDGERVWINNALDLAQPIRFSPEEAWTLLVGLDALSELGIGGDAEGIESLRLRLAGAAGDSLPLAEAIKVRMAPSGSLGRHLEQLRAAIEDGVRVRIGYVVPSRDELTERLIDPRRLRAVDQQWYLDAWCHRAAAPRNFRLDRIASLDVTSDPVDPMLWDGTVDEEPFTVREQAPRVLVIFSQESRWLAARYNALRTTPLDDGDVLAELAVASPSWLAGLVAQTGGTVRVVSPSSVVEQVAEWLARGLDSYGIPSLRGYSQPGNGRLE from the coding sequence GTGTCCGCACGAAAGACCGAACGAATCCTCAACCTGCTGATCGCGTTGCTGTCGAGCCCCCGCGGCCACACCAGGGCCTACCTGGAGTCCACCGTCTATGCCTACTGCCGGGCGGAGGGCATGAGCGACTCAGCCATCGAACGCATGTTCGAACGGGACAAGGCGGAACTGCGGGACATGGGGGTCCCGCTGGAAGTCGTGGATGACGAGACTTTCGACGTGGACGAGTCGTCCGGCACGCGCTACCGCGTGAATCCGGAGGAGTACCTGCTGCCCGTCCTGCAGCTCACGGCCGAGGAGCGTCTGCTGCTCCAGCTCGCCGCCCAGCTCTGGGAGCAGGCGAGCCTCCGCTCAGCGGGCAGTGCCGCGCTGCGCAAGCTCACTGACGGTCACGACCCCGACGACGGCGTCCCGGCGCCCGTGCTGCCGCGCGTCACCACGGGTGGCGCGGCCCTCGAATCCCTGCACCGCGCGCTGGCGGGTCGCCATCCGGTGCGGTTCGGCTACCGCGCGGCCGGGGCGGGGGAGGCTGTCACCCGGCGGCTCGAGCCCCACGGGCTCGGCAACCGCTCCGGCCAGTGGTACGTCGTCGGCCATGACCTGGACCGTGACGCCGAACGGACGTTCCGGCTGAGCAGGATCACCACCGCCGTCGAGATCGACACACGCCGGCGGTACACGCCGCCCCAGGACTTCTCGATCGCCGCGGCCCTCGACTCGATGGAAGCGTATCCGGAGCAGCAGGCCGTGGTCCGTCTGCCGCACGGCGGGGGAGCGCAGTGGCGGGCCCGGGCCGCGGAGGTCGACGGGGACCACGCCACCATCCGCTACCAGGATGAGTCGGCATTCCTGGACGAGCTCGCCGCCGTCGCGCCGACGGTTCAGGTGGTGGAGCCCGCGCGGCTGCGGGATGCGGTGATCAGCCGCCTCCGGAACGCCGTTGAGTCCCTGTCCCGCCCTGCCGAGGTCACCGAGTTCCGTTCGCCTCCCGTCAAGCGCGGGCCGAAGTCCTCGTCCGAGACCACGGTCCGCCGTCTGCTGGGGATGATCCCGTTCCTCGTGCGTCACGGAGGGATCCTCAAGTCGGAGCTCGCCGCCGAGTTCGGCATCCCGCTCCGCCAGCTGGACGACGATCTCGAGCGGATCATGATGGTGGGCCGCCCCGAGGGCTACCACAACGACCTCATGGACATCGTGGACGACGGGGAGCGGGTGTGGATCAACAACGCTCTGGATCTCGCCCAGCCGATCCGGTTCTCCCCGGAGGAGGCCTGGACCCTGCTGGTCGGCCTCGACGCCCTGTCCGAACTGGGCATCGGCGGAGACGCCGAAGGCATCGAGTCGCTGCGTCTCCGGCTGGCTGGCGCCGCGGGAGACTCGCTGCCCCTGGCCGAGGCGATCAAGGTCCGCATGGCGCCGTCCGGCAGCCTCGGCCGGCACCTGGAACAGCTGCGGGCTGCGATCGAGGACGGCGTCCGTGTCCGCATCGGGTATGTCGTCCCGAGCCGCGACGAACTGACGGAGCGGCTCATCGATCCCCGGCGGCTCCGTGCCGTGGATCAGCAGTGGTACCTGGACGCCTGGTGCCACCGTGCCGCCGCGCCCCGGAACTTCCGGCTGGACCGGATCGCCTCCCTCGACGTCACCTCGGACCCCGTGGATCCCATGCTCTGGGACGGCACGGTGGATGAGGAGCCGTTCACCGTCCGCGAACAGGCCCCACGGGTCCTGGTGATCTTCTCCCAGGAGTCCCGCTGGCTGGCAGCGCGCTACAACGCGCTGCGCACCACGCCCCTCGACGACGGCGACGTCCTGGCGGAGCTCGCCGTCGCGTCGCCGTCCTGGCTGGCCGGGCTCGTGGCCCAGACGGGCGGCACCGTGCGGGTGGTCTCGCCCTCGTCCGTCGTCGAACAGGTGGCCGAGTGGCTCGCCCGGGGCCTGGATTCCTACGGCATCCCGTCACTCAGAGGGTATTCCCAGCCAGGGAACGGTAGGCTGGAGTGA